A region from the Palaemon carinicauda isolate YSFRI2023 chromosome 9, ASM3689809v2, whole genome shotgun sequence genome encodes:
- the LOC137646792 gene encoding SET and MYND domain-containing protein 4-like: protein MENPYIDKLIHKFESQLGQEKLKWVQDQFHGDRSTKEMFTFLWDLEDAHKSLSPSLVSSGKSNSIAEKLREEGKYQFDQGNFDKALELFNSSLMAAQHPDHLEQSPCDKINNNDSNMASKEFKMLALLYACRSAALLELEQYEESLWDIQLAFTYGYPEDELKERKDKCLAMLKREPVCTIAKEDHVDFDNIYSMMEKLTQIPKENSTFKENLQPSKKKRQLPKLNNPHPSIPALNSALRLNYKPEKGRHIIADRDIMPGEVVASERSYCSGLYYENFSNHCNTCMMECLTPLPCPNCSLVVFCCQDCRTKGMAEIHGKECSILPTLAALEKKENTVTYIAYRLILQTPITELKDTLPILEKEAKEYDPLRLGFNSEDVYSSTEYRPVYHLVHNKSKRSDRELYETCITAFVLTKLLLMSNQCFEYSHDKDFDATREDIIMVGHLLFHHILNIYCNAFQLSDMKLTAPPIKTVLNVFGEGIFPGLSLFNHSCNPNVRHYNYRDHLVLRAVRFIPAGEEVCTTYCGAFYMENYETRRQYLSESYIECTCEACLGRWPVNADLPFVLKVKCTSCSTPLREMAHLTMCPFCHLKFDEKFQNEKTQSLVDKWWEIYEEIKNGESNIKLILMRKKLGQPVASEDTRIISKYLECAGKHLKHPSLGFCYGMDTIFLIFCLEFCSGSNT from the exons ATGGAAAACCCATACATTGACAAATTGATACATAAATTTGAGAGCCAACTAGGCCAAGAAAAACTGAAATGGGTTCAAGATCAGTTTCACGGAGATAGGAGCACCAAGGAGATGTTTACATTCCTTTGGGATTTAGAGGACGCGCATAAATCCTTGTCACCTTCGCTTGTTTCTTCAGGGAAGTCAAATTCAATAGCTGAGAAGCTTAGAGAGGAAGGGAAATATCAATTCGATCAAGGAAATTTTGACAAGGCTTTGGAGCTATTCAATTCTAGCCTTATGGCAGCACAGCACCCAGATCATTTGGAACAATCACCATGTGATAAGATTAACAATAATGATAGCAATATGGCCAGTAAAGAGTTCAAGATGCTTGCTTTGTTGTATGCTTGCAGATCTGCTGCGCTACTCGAACTTGAGCAGTATGAAGAAAGTCTCTGGGATATACAGCTAGCCTTTACGTATGGGTACCCAGAAGACGAGCTCAAAGAGAGAAAAGATAAATGTCTGGCAATGCTGAAGAGAGAACCAGTttgtaccatagctaaagaagatCATGTGGATTTTGACAATATTTACAGCATGATGGAGAAGTTAACACAGATCCCTAAAGAGAACTCTACTTTCAAAGAGAATCTGCAACCCTCCAAGAAAAAACGACAGCTTCCGAAACTGAACAACCCTCATCCAAGTATACCAGCATTGAATAGCGCACTAAGATTAAACTACAAGCCAGAAAAGGGTCGACATATAATAGCCGATAGAGACATAATGCCAG GAGAAGTCGTTGCTTCAGAGAGGAGTTATTGCAGTGGATTGTATTATGAAAACTTCAGCAACCACTGCAACACGTGTATGATGGAGTGCCTAACTCCACTCCCTTGTCCAAATTGCTCCCTG GTGGTATTTTGTTGTCAGGACTGCAGGACTAAAGGAATGGCCGAGATCCACGGGAAAGAGTGCAGCATTCTCCCAACACTTGCTgccttagaaaaaaaggaaaatactgttACGTATATAGCATATAGACTAATTTTACAAACTCCTATCACAGAATTGAAGGATACTTTACCTATCTTAGAGAAAGAAGCCAAAGAATATGACCCTCTCAGACTTGGGTTCAATAGTGAAGATGTTTATAGCTCAACTGAATATAGGCCTGTCTATCACTTAGTTCACAATAAAAGTAAAAGATCAGACAGGGAACTGTATGAGACGTGCATAACAGCTTTCGTTCTTACAAAACTGTTACTAATGAGCAATCAGTGCTTTGAATACAGCCACGACAAGGATTTTGATGCCACTCGGGAGGATATTATAATGGTTGGTCATCTCCTCTTCCACCATATTCTGAATATCTACTGTAATGCATTCCAACTGAGTGATATGAAG ttGACTGCACCACCGATAAAAACTGTTCTAAACGTATTCGGGGAGGGCATCTTCCCAGGCCTGAGCCTTTTCAACCATTCCTGCAATCCAAACGTTCGCCACTACAACTACAGAGACCATCTCGTTTTGCGAGCTGTGAGGTTCATTCCCGCTGGAGAAGAGGTTTGCACGACCTACTGTGGCGCCTTCTATATGGAAAACTACGAGACCAGAAGGCAGTACTTATCCGAAAGCTATATCGAATGTACATGCGAAGCTTGTTTGGGCAGATGGCCCGTAAATGCAGACCTTCCTTTCGTGCTGAAAGTAAAATGTACATCTTGTTCGACACCTCTGAGGGAAATGGCCCATTTAACTATGTGTCCTTTTTGCCATCTTAAATTTGATGAAAAGTTTCAAAATGAAAAGACGCAGAGTTTGGTGGATAAGTGGTGGGAAATTTATGAAGAGATTAAGAATGGTGAAAGCAATATCAAGCTCATTCTGATGAGGAAAAAATTAGGTCAACCTGTTGCATCAGAAGACACTCGGATTATAAGCAAGTACCTCGAATGCGCAGGGAAACACCTTAAACATCCTAGCTTAGGATTCTGTTATGGGATGGATACGATCTTTTTGATATTTTGTCTTGAGTTCTGTTCGGGTTCTAATACATAA